The proteins below come from a single Erysipelothrix piscisicarius genomic window:
- the pgsA gene encoding CDP-diacylglycerol--glycerol-3-phosphate 3-phosphatidyltransferase, which yields MNIANKLTVFRIILIPIIVLVELFPYSHFGITVPYINIDTVMLSYKNIAVLVLFAVASFTDFLDGYLARSRNMITVFGKFLDPIADKLLVNTLFIIFAYQGIVPVVAVLIMIWRDTIVDAVRMLLAQKGMVMAAGYLGKVKTVAQMIAIILVLLNNLPFELYHIPVSSIAVWFATLMSVLSGASYVIQSRSFFTESM from the coding sequence ATGAATATCGCAAATAAACTAACCGTCTTTCGAATTATTCTAATACCAATTATTGTATTGGTGGAATTATTTCCTTACAGTCATTTTGGGATTACGGTTCCCTACATAAATATTGATACCGTGATGTTGTCGTATAAAAATATTGCAGTGCTTGTACTGTTTGCGGTCGCATCCTTTACGGATTTCCTTGATGGTTATCTTGCACGCAGTCGTAATATGATTACTGTATTTGGGAAGTTTTTAGATCCAATTGCAGACAAACTTCTTGTAAATACATTATTTATTATTTTCGCCTACCAAGGCATTGTTCCTGTTGTAGCAGTCTTAATTATGATTTGGCGCGATACCATTGTGGATGCAGTGCGAATGTTACTTGCTCAAAAAGGAATGGTTATGGCTGCTGGGTATTTAGGTAAGGTAAAGACTGTTGCGCAAATGATTGCAATTATTTTAGTCTTACTCAATAATCTGCCATTTGAGTTATATCATATTCCAGTTTCATCGATTGCAGTATGGTTTGCAACCTTGATGTCAGTATTAAGTGGGGCTTCGTATGTAATTCAAAGCCGTTCATTCTTTACAGAAAGTATGTAG
- a CDS encoding D-alanine--D-alanine ligase family protein: MDKLQVALVFGSINSEHDISVASAASVFEHFPKDKFDCVPLYIDKDGKWYTGDYTLAMMQSNKLEGHRELYLQFNYDRPGFIYADDQSLLPVDVAFLMLHGRMGEGGQVQGLLKCANIPFTGCDVLSSALCMDKGFTHIICEAAGINMADYQLITHINDIDIEKVTYPCIVKPSREGSSFGVTYVRNYDELLKACLFAFEFDTRVLIEAYIKGTEVGLGILKTDQKMIISEVDQVNVSGEVFDFQEKYHPHATETLPISTFPESVRKEVQRLGELAFNVLDCAQFSRIDFFVTEDHRIFLNEINTIPGFTSSSRYPGMLDRAGVSYPELITKMIEDLL, encoded by the coding sequence ATGGATAAGTTACAAGTGGCATTAGTTTTTGGATCAATTAATAGTGAACATGATATTTCAGTTGCAAGTGCAGCGTCTGTATTTGAACATTTTCCTAAAGATAAGTTTGACTGTGTACCTTTATACATTGACAAAGATGGAAAATGGTATACGGGTGATTATACATTAGCGATGATGCAATCAAATAAACTTGAGGGACATCGTGAACTTTATTTACAATTTAATTATGATCGTCCCGGTTTTATTTATGCAGATGATCAAAGTCTCTTACCGGTTGATGTGGCATTTCTAATGTTACACGGTCGTATGGGTGAAGGGGGACAAGTTCAAGGACTCCTAAAATGTGCAAACATTCCTTTTACAGGCTGTGATGTACTTTCTTCCGCACTATGTATGGATAAAGGCTTTACACATATAATCTGTGAAGCAGCAGGCATTAATATGGCTGATTATCAATTAATCACCCATATTAACGATATTGATATTGAAAAAGTAACTTATCCTTGTATTGTGAAACCAAGTCGTGAAGGGTCTTCTTTTGGTGTGACCTATGTGCGTAATTATGATGAATTACTGAAAGCATGTTTGTTTGCGTTTGAATTTGATACCCGTGTTCTCATTGAAGCGTATATCAAAGGAACTGAGGTCGGTCTCGGTATTCTTAAAACCGATCAAAAGATGATTATCAGTGAAGTGGACCAGGTTAATGTTTCCGGTGAGGTGTTTGACTTCCAAGAGAAATATCACCCACATGCAACCGAGACACTCCCTATCTCTACATTCCCTGAATCGGTCCGAAAAGAGGTACAGCGTTTGGGTGAGCTTGCATTCAATGTTTTAGATTGCGCTCAATTCTCGCGTATTGATTTCTTTGTAACTGAAGATCATCGTATTTTCTTAAACGAAATTAATACAATCCCAGGATTTACAAGTTCATCACGTTATCCGGGAATGTTAGACCGTGCCGGTGTAAGTTATCCAGAATTGATTACCAAAATGATTGAGGATTTACTATGA
- the recA gene encoding recombinase RecA: MEDAKKDKVLDDAIKQIEKQFGKGSIMRLGDRAAVDIDAISSGSLSLDAALGIGGYPKGRIIEIYGPESSGKTTLALHAIAEVQKAGGKAAFIDAENAIDPIYAQNLGVNIDDLILSQPDSGEQGLEIVDVLVRSGAVDLIVVDSVAALVPQAELDGEMGDAQVGLQARMMSKAMRKLSGGMNRGECTAIFINQLREKVGIMFGNPETTPGGRALKFYSSVRLDIRRSEQIKQGTDIVGNKANIKVVKNKVAPPFRTTQVEIIYGKGISYIGEVIDLCVQYDFINKSGSWYSYKDEKIGQGREAVRSFLEDNPKITEEIAAQIREIILPKREVLEKKEEKE, encoded by the coding sequence ATGGAAGACGCAAAAAAAGATAAAGTTCTTGATGATGCAATAAAACAAATCGAAAAACAATTTGGTAAGGGTTCAATTATGCGCTTGGGTGATCGAGCTGCGGTTGATATTGACGCTATTAGTTCAGGATCGCTCAGTTTGGATGCTGCACTTGGAATTGGCGGATACCCTAAAGGTCGTATTATTGAAATTTATGGCCCTGAATCAAGCGGTAAAACAACGCTTGCATTACATGCGATTGCGGAAGTGCAAAAAGCGGGTGGTAAAGCTGCATTTATCGATGCTGAAAATGCGATTGATCCTATTTATGCTCAAAATTTAGGTGTTAACATTGACGATTTAATTCTTTCACAACCGGATAGTGGTGAACAAGGATTGGAAATTGTGGATGTCTTAGTTCGTAGCGGTGCTGTTGATTTAATTGTCGTTGATAGTGTTGCGGCACTGGTACCACAAGCGGAACTCGATGGTGAAATGGGTGATGCTCAAGTCGGTTTACAAGCACGAATGATGTCTAAAGCAATGCGTAAGCTATCCGGTGGCATGAACCGAGGGGAATGTACCGCAATTTTCATTAATCAGCTTCGTGAAAAAGTGGGAATTATGTTTGGTAATCCTGAAACAACACCAGGTGGCCGTGCGTTGAAGTTCTACTCTTCAGTTCGACTCGATATTCGTCGCAGTGAACAAATTAAACAAGGGACGGATATTGTTGGGAATAAAGCCAATATTAAAGTCGTAAAAAATAAAGTAGCCCCACCTTTTAGAACCACACAAGTTGAAATCATTTATGGTAAAGGTATTAGTTATATTGGTGAAGTCATTGATCTCTGTGTTCAATATGACTTTATCAATAAGAGTGGATCTTGGTATTCTTACAAAGATGAAAAAATCGGACAGGGTCGTGAAGCGGTTCGAAGTTTCTTAGAAGATAATCCTAAGATAACAGAAGAGATTGCTGCACAGATTCGCGAGATTATTTTACCGAAACGTGAAGTTTTAGAGAAAAAAGAGGAAAAAGAATGA
- a CDS encoding UDP-N-acetylmuramoyl-tripeptide--D-alanyl-D-alanine ligase: MKNLKTDIIADWVKGSVLGSAQIQGVKVDSRTVEAGDLFVCLKGARVDGHDYIEDVIGKGAVAVLVDHKIDNLDVCQIIVEDTMVGLQMFAHAYRETLNATFIGITGSNGKTSTKDILFSILSRVGSAIATYKNQNTEIGTYLNLFRMNEDTEFGIFEMGLDYVGDVAVMAECIRPDAGLVMSLAPAHMMNFESIEHIASEKMRIFDFVTHKDLSFYQGDFEHYRNISHGEHTFGFNQDNEWIVSDVASNNDGITFKVDGIEYSSNLLGNHQASNCAGVIALMRKLGVDDGLIREGLNHVALTSLRTELVNKGNALVLLDAYKSNPISAKYALDLLAHYEFEGERIAILSDMVELGPESQRAHLEVLDCIQDLDIKRVHTLGPEFNKAISQRKLDSSRFTNDETFEAFVARVTPCFNEHAMILIKGSRSYQLERLMEEVK, translated from the coding sequence ATGAAAAATTTAAAAACCGATATCATTGCGGATTGGGTAAAAGGTTCTGTATTGGGTTCAGCGCAAATTCAAGGGGTTAAGGTCGATTCACGTACTGTGGAAGCAGGAGATTTATTTGTGTGCTTAAAAGGGGCTCGTGTAGATGGTCATGATTATATTGAAGATGTGATTGGTAAGGGAGCTGTAGCGGTTCTTGTTGATCATAAAATTGATAATCTTGATGTATGTCAGATTATCGTTGAGGATACAATGGTGGGCTTACAGATGTTTGCGCATGCATACCGTGAAACGTTAAATGCGACATTTATTGGTATTACAGGCAGTAATGGAAAGACTTCGACGAAAGATATTCTCTTTAGTATTCTAAGTCGTGTTGGAAGTGCTATCGCAACATACAAAAATCAAAATACTGAAATTGGAACTTACCTCAATCTCTTTCGCATGAATGAGGATACAGAATTCGGTATTTTTGAAATGGGTCTTGATTATGTCGGGGATGTCGCTGTCATGGCTGAATGTATTCGTCCGGATGCAGGACTTGTAATGAGTTTAGCACCAGCACATATGATGAATTTTGAAAGCATTGAACACATTGCTTCGGAAAAAATGAGAATCTTCGATTTTGTGACGCATAAAGATTTATCGTTTTACCAAGGAGATTTTGAACACTATCGTAATATAAGCCATGGTGAGCACACTTTTGGTTTTAATCAAGATAATGAATGGATTGTGTCAGATGTCGCTTCAAATAATGATGGCATCACATTTAAAGTAGATGGTATTGAATATTCAAGCAATCTTTTAGGGAATCACCAAGCGAGCAATTGTGCAGGGGTAATTGCCTTAATGCGTAAACTTGGCGTTGATGATGGACTTATTCGTGAGGGTTTGAATCACGTTGCATTAACCTCCCTAAGAACTGAGCTTGTAAACAAAGGGAATGCATTAGTCTTGTTGGATGCATACAAGTCCAATCCAATCAGTGCGAAATATGCTCTTGATTTGCTTGCACACTATGAATTTGAAGGGGAACGTATTGCTATCTTGAGTGATATGGTTGAGTTAGGTCCTGAAAGTCAACGTGCACATCTTGAGGTTCTTGATTGCATCCAAGATTTAGATATTAAAAGGGTTCATACATTAGGACCAGAATTTAATAAAGCGATTTCTCAACGTAAACTTGATTCGTCGCGATTCACAAATGATGAAACGTTTGAGGCATTTGTGGCACGGGTCACACCCTGTTTTAATGAGCATGCGATGATATTAATTAAAGGATCACGTTCGTATCAACTCGAGCGTTTAATGGAAGAGGTAAAGTAA
- a CDS encoding transglycosylase domain-containing protein, which yields MTNRKSKNEPEIPHIKRGSSNNTDGSQKKTKTKKDKKPLTPEQKKLKRQRIVAWILIVCVSIGIIGVTGVGALTVKNMKNAPVLKKDDFLTQSASNIFDKNGEPIYNTAAKKSDPTTFDQVPQSLIDAFVAVEDSRFFVHGGWDVPRFTKAALSNLLDSLRHGSISFGQGGSTLTMQLIKNQYFMENEDAATGVNRKLQEIYLSTKLEREQVLSKKMIFELYINMINYGVPRTMGADASAQAYFGKRLSEINLTEAAFLAGVINAPSVNNPYYSIEAADERTKEVLYLMNYHGYITDEEYQLAKAVRVEDLLVESSASEGEMFEYQAFIDVAYQEAQELTGLDPGKVSMNIYTSMDPTVQKGIDDFQNRKITDLNPSLVDEEKNEYRPIQVGSVILNNHTGEIAGIVGGFDYNGAFLHNRAIARNSSPASVMKPHIAYAPAFEYQGLATSHVFLDAPMNYRGTDILIGNYDGRYLGQVPLMMAVADSRNIPALEATQGTIDTIGNEKMVEYLNKLGFSSVSEDNFRPGFAIGDGTFTVSPVELAGANAVMFNDGNYIKPHTVTRIEFLDSDREPYVPSHTATPVISDASAWLTTRIMKYAVESSYNPVISPVRRNYPVFGKTGTNKYDDETADATGVPRNSIKDRLMITATSEYSIATWTGFDSKDKKNPYFIDEYGVDEASQNLTGKLNSYLLTLIEESYGAGDDVARPGSVADIQHILGTFPYQAPVEGMDQSLLATGYIKRDFLKLAEASPKDLAALSDHKVMMNQKGNKFNFDIKMATYPDASQLTVAPSTITMNYPSGGTVDGKRLYDPSWLFGAVRYKSEIRVDGKPIAESMTEGPNQEISVTIENLKGKIEACSYYTFDKSTGKKSNVVCTAVDAKEISVLVRSAGTAFNDFVEQMVAAGFNRDLIQANYVLEGNKYKSVVASDPNILGKNVKPGDYSGTVISVNVTDLEITASGDYLRSNLKRAADAGYLTVDTQGKSSGIIDSFTVDGTAMSSFRLSDHEGSQVVVNFK from the coding sequence ATGACAAATAGAAAAAGTAAAAACGAACCTGAGATTCCACATATTAAGCGTGGATCATCAAATAATACGGATGGTTCTCAAAAGAAAACAAAAACAAAAAAAGATAAAAAACCCTTAACTCCTGAACAGAAAAAACTGAAACGACAACGCATTGTCGCATGGATTTTAATTGTTTGTGTATCAATCGGAATTATTGGCGTTACAGGCGTCGGTGCACTTACCGTAAAAAACATGAAAAATGCACCTGTATTAAAAAAAGATGACTTTTTAACACAATCCGCATCAAACATTTTTGATAAGAATGGTGAGCCTATTTATAATACCGCTGCAAAGAAATCCGATCCTACAACATTTGATCAAGTGCCTCAATCGTTAATTGATGCATTTGTTGCGGTTGAAGATTCTCGTTTCTTTGTCCATGGCGGTTGGGATGTTCCACGCTTTACCAAAGCAGCACTTTCCAATCTTCTTGATTCGTTAAGACATGGTTCGATTAGTTTTGGTCAAGGTGGGTCGACACTCACAATGCAATTAATTAAAAACCAGTATTTTATGGAAAATGAAGATGCAGCAACGGGTGTAAACCGTAAACTGCAAGAAATTTATCTTTCTACTAAACTTGAACGCGAACAAGTTCTTAGCAAAAAAATGATTTTTGAACTCTATATTAATATGATTAATTATGGTGTTCCACGTACAATGGGTGCCGATGCTTCGGCCCAAGCATATTTTGGTAAGCGTCTTTCCGAAATTAACTTAACTGAAGCTGCATTCTTGGCTGGTGTTATTAATGCACCGAGTGTGAATAACCCTTACTACAGCATTGAAGCAGCCGACGAACGTACAAAAGAAGTACTCTACTTAATGAATTATCACGGATATATTACTGATGAAGAGTACCAACTTGCGAAAGCAGTACGCGTCGAGGATTTACTTGTTGAATCATCTGCTTCCGAAGGCGAAATGTTTGAGTATCAAGCATTTATCGATGTCGCCTATCAAGAAGCCCAAGAACTTACGGGTCTTGATCCAGGAAAAGTTTCCATGAATATTTATACAAGTATGGATCCTACCGTGCAAAAAGGGATTGATGATTTCCAAAATCGTAAAATTACAGATTTAAACCCTTCATTGGTTGATGAAGAAAAAAATGAATACCGACCTATTCAAGTTGGTTCGGTTATTCTTAATAACCATACCGGTGAAATTGCTGGGATTGTAGGTGGTTTCGATTATAATGGTGCATTCCTTCATAACCGCGCCATTGCGAGAAACTCTTCACCTGCATCTGTTATGAAGCCTCATATTGCTTATGCACCTGCATTTGAATATCAAGGTCTTGCGACATCACATGTGTTCTTAGACGCACCGATGAATTATCGTGGTACGGATATTCTAATTGGAAACTATGATGGACGCTATTTAGGACAAGTTCCATTGATGATGGCCGTTGCCGATTCACGAAACATTCCTGCCCTTGAAGCAACACAAGGTACAATTGATACCATTGGTAATGAAAAGATGGTTGAATATTTAAATAAACTTGGATTCAGTTCTGTATCCGAGGATAATTTCCGTCCTGGTTTCGCGATTGGTGATGGAACCTTCACTGTAAGTCCAGTTGAATTGGCGGGTGCCAATGCTGTTATGTTTAATGATGGAAATTATATTAAGCCTCATACAGTCACTCGAATCGAGTTCTTGGATAGTGATCGGGAACCTTATGTTCCTTCGCACACTGCAACACCTGTTATTTCGGATGCATCGGCATGGCTTACAACTCGAATTATGAAATATGCAGTTGAAAGTTCATATAACCCGGTTATCTCGCCAGTACGTCGTAACTACCCTGTATTTGGTAAAACTGGAACGAATAAATATGATGATGAAACAGCTGATGCTACAGGTGTTCCACGAAATTCAATTAAAGACCGTCTCATGATTACCGCAACATCGGAATACAGTATTGCGACATGGACCGGTTTTGACTCAAAAGATAAGAAGAATCCTTACTTCATCGATGAGTACGGTGTTGATGAAGCATCACAAAATCTTACAGGTAAACTCAACAGTTACCTCCTAACACTCATTGAAGAATCCTATGGTGCTGGTGATGATGTTGCCCGCCCGGGTTCAGTTGCCGATATTCAACATATCTTGGGAACATTCCCATATCAAGCGCCAGTAGAAGGTATGGACCAAAGCCTCCTTGCTACAGGTTATATCAAACGTGATTTCTTAAAACTTGCCGAAGCGAGTCCAAAAGACTTAGCAGCACTCAGTGATCATAAAGTTATGATGAATCAAAAAGGAAATAAATTTAATTTTGATATTAAGATGGCAACCTATCCCGATGCGTCGCAATTAACCGTTGCACCATCTACCATAACCATGAATTATCCAAGTGGTGGTACGGTTGATGGAAAACGTCTGTATGATCCATCATGGCTCTTTGGTGCCGTGCGCTATAAATCTGAAATTCGTGTTGATGGTAAACCCATCGCTGAATCGATGACCGAAGGACCAAATCAAGAAATCTCAGTAACGATTGAGAATTTAAAAGGTAAAATTGAGGCATGTTCTTACTACACCTTCGATAAGAGTACCGGTAAGAAGAGTAATGTAGTCTGCACAGCCGTTGATGCCAAGGAAATTAGTGTTTTAGTTCGCTCTGCAGGAACTGCATTTAATGACTTTGTAGAACAAATGGTGGCAGCAGGCTTTAATCGAGACCTCATTCAAGCAAATTATGTTCTCGAAGGAAACAAGTATAAATCAGTTGTTGCCTCGGATCCAAATATCCTTGGTAAAAATGTAAAACCGGGTGATTATTCTGGAACTGTTATCAGTGTTAATGTCACCGATTTAGAAATCACTGCTTCGGGCGACTATCTTCGTTCTAATCTCAAGCGTGCAGCTGATGCAGGATATCTCACAGTTGACACACAAGGTAAATCATCTGGAATAATTGATTCCTTTACCGTAGATGGTACGGCGATGAGTTCATTCAGATTAAGTGATCATGAGGGATCTCAAGTTGTTGTAAACTTTAAATAG
- the alr gene encoding alanine racemase, protein MINNCTVFVDEQKILNNTEKLREIIKPETKIIAVIKANGYGCGLVEVAHTCEKMKIDVLAVLNIEQARDLRSHGITTPILLLGATLESNFKYLIEYDLMQVIVNHDYALKLNQFGLDHGVKVKTHVKVDTGLHRLGMEDYEEIKTCYALEGLEVCGIYSHFVEAQSYDGDAVAFSMLQLERYKTVIEKLHQDGIDPKMTHIQNSPSILNFGDLGFDAVRCGMIMFGLYHPSQLEMSLNAGYEPVLSFESRVCMVRELKKGEYVGYGRTFQATHDMMLATVSAGYCDGVMKSLSLNGGHVVINDTLCPIVGDIAMSQFMVDVTGVPCALEDRVILFGHEKQTIYDYIAITGQSINELISHILYDIPRIYIHKI, encoded by the coding sequence ATGATTAACAACTGTACTGTATTTGTAGACGAACAAAAAATCCTGAACAATACTGAAAAACTGCGTGAAATTATTAAACCTGAAACGAAAATCATTGCGGTCATTAAAGCCAATGGTTATGGTTGCGGTCTTGTGGAAGTAGCACATACTTGTGAAAAGATGAAAATTGATGTACTTGCAGTTTTAAACATTGAACAAGCCCGTGACCTTCGATCCCATGGAATTACGACACCGATTCTTCTTCTTGGTGCTACCCTCGAGTCAAATTTTAAGTATTTGATTGAGTATGATTTAATGCAAGTTATTGTTAATCATGACTATGCATTAAAACTGAATCAATTTGGTCTTGACCACGGTGTTAAAGTTAAAACACATGTAAAAGTTGATACAGGCCTTCATCGCTTGGGTATGGAAGATTATGAAGAGATTAAGACTTGTTATGCACTTGAGGGTCTTGAAGTTTGTGGTATTTACAGTCATTTTGTGGAAGCGCAGTCTTATGATGGAGATGCAGTTGCATTTTCAATGCTTCAACTTGAACGTTATAAGACAGTTATTGAAAAGCTCCATCAAGATGGCATTGATCCAAAGATGACCCATATTCAAAACAGTCCTTCCATCCTTAATTTTGGTGATTTAGGCTTTGATGCAGTTCGTTGCGGTATGATTATGTTTGGTCTCTATCACCCTTCACAACTGGAGATGTCTTTAAATGCGGGGTATGAACCCGTCCTATCTTTTGAATCACGCGTTTGCATGGTGCGTGAGCTTAAGAAAGGGGAGTATGTAGGTTATGGTCGCACATTCCAAGCAACGCACGATATGATGCTTGCTACGGTCTCAGCAGGCTATTGTGATGGGGTTATGAAGTCCTTGTCCCTCAATGGTGGTCATGTTGTTATTAATGATACACTGTGTCCGATTGTGGGTGATATTGCGATGTCTCAATTTATGGTTGATGTGACCGGAGTTCCTTGTGCGCTGGAAGATCGCGTTATTCTCTTTGGTCATGAGAAGCAAACAATTTATGATTACATCGCAATCACAGGACAATCGATTAATGAATTAATCAGTCATATTCTTTACGATATTCCTCGAATCTATATACATAAAATCTAA
- a CDS encoding helix-turn-helix domain-containing protein: MEKIGLILQERRKEQGYSLEEMSVKTKLSTVQLSAIEEGNIQFFKDDLSYLSYFVRYYANALDIDYNELRSELDDTINAYTDSITVSQIKKQDEITSNVQKKSKQAKVKSKPASKGRKKMDLQTIAMLLFAIAILALLFFGGYKLLSGSLNVKDPIEDPGSTIVVPKEDPKEDPKEDPKEDEKKPETEKPKEPEKTKLEVVQKSIEGSSVVYEVKNWVKDEKATFDFEFHNASWTSFTEDGQQLANPAAKIFNANEKASVILNVADGKSLEVTFGYMNGNEIKLNGEKVEMDASIATLPDYATITFKFVGGAN, from the coding sequence TTGGAAAAAATTGGCTTAATACTACAAGAACGCCGTAAAGAACAAGGTTACTCATTAGAAGAAATGAGTGTTAAAACGAAATTATCAACCGTACAGTTGAGTGCAATTGAAGAAGGAAATATTCAATTTTTCAAAGACGATTTATCGTATTTGAGCTACTTTGTACGTTATTATGCGAATGCTTTAGATATTGATTATAATGAATTGCGAAGTGAGTTGGATGATACGATTAATGCGTATACAGATTCCATTACGGTTTCACAAATCAAAAAGCAAGATGAAATTACAAGCAATGTCCAAAAAAAATCGAAGCAAGCTAAAGTTAAGAGCAAACCCGCATCGAAAGGCCGTAAGAAAATGGATTTACAAACAATTGCGATGCTCTTGTTTGCGATTGCGATTCTCGCACTATTATTCTTTGGTGGTTATAAATTATTAAGTGGAAGTCTCAATGTCAAAGATCCTATTGAAGATCCAGGAAGTACCATCGTAGTTCCGAAAGAAGATCCAAAAGAAGATCCAAAAGAAGATCCAAAAGAAGATGAGAAAAAACCAGAAACCGAAAAGCCAAAAGAACCTGAAAAAACAAAACTTGAAGTCGTTCAAAAATCGATTGAAGGATCAAGTGTTGTTTATGAAGTGAAAAACTGGGTTAAGGATGAAAAAGCAACGTTTGATTTTGAATTCCATAATGCTTCTTGGACCTCATTTACCGAAGATGGTCAACAGCTTGCAAATCCAGCTGCTAAGATTTTTAATGCTAATGAGAAAGCAAGTGTTATTCTCAATGTTGCGGATGGGAAGTCACTGGAAGTAACATTTGGTTACATGAATGGTAATGAGATTAAACTGAATGGTGAAAAAGTTGAAATGGATGCATCAATTGCAACATTACCCGACTATGCAACAATTACCTTCAAGTTTGTTGGAGGAGCTAACTAA
- the nth gene encoding endonuclease III, producing the protein MTVAEMIKILDAEFQKAKSDLDYRNPFELLIAVTLSAQTTDVAVNKVTPALFQAYPTPEALAQADVKVVESYLKTIGLYRNKAKYIVACARMLVEDFNGEVPRTRTQLMKLPGVGRKTANVVLAEGFKLPAIAVDTHVERVAKRLKLAKRNDSVEDVERKLMRKIPREDWARAHHLLLLFGRYHSTARNERDAFELLEELKEKHQL; encoded by the coding sequence ATGACCGTAGCTGAAATGATTAAAATTTTGGATGCTGAGTTTCAAAAGGCGAAAAGTGACTTGGATTATCGCAATCCTTTTGAATTGTTGATTGCAGTTACTTTGTCGGCTCAGACAACCGATGTTGCAGTGAATAAAGTGACACCTGCCCTCTTTCAAGCTTATCCAACGCCCGAAGCACTTGCACAGGCAGATGTTAAAGTGGTTGAGTCGTATTTAAAGACGATTGGTTTGTACCGAAACAAAGCGAAGTATATTGTCGCATGTGCTCGGATGCTTGTTGAGGATTTTAATGGGGAAGTTCCCAGAACACGCACTCAATTGATGAAATTACCGGGTGTTGGTCGAAAAACAGCGAATGTTGTTTTAGCGGAAGGTTTTAAGCTTCCCGCAATCGCAGTGGATACTCACGTTGAACGTGTTGCCAAACGGCTAAAGCTTGCCAAACGAAATGATTCGGTAGAGGATGTTGAACGTAAGTTAATGCGTAAAATTCCGCGAGAGGATTGGGCTCGTGCTCATCATCTCTTATTATTATTTGGACGTTATCATAGCACCGCACGAAATGAGCGGGATGCTTTTGAGTTATTAGAAGAATTAAAGGAGAAACATCAATTATGA
- a CDS encoding DivIVA domain-containing protein gives MAQKLTTQAILDKEFHVDFKGYNAVEVDQFLDQVMHDYEFFEGIIKEQKELLDRYETTLGQQKRMLLEYEGRDRVSKDMPTQFSHVDILKRVSRLEEAVFNNKK, from the coding sequence ATGGCACAAAAATTAACGACGCAAGCAATCCTGGATAAAGAGTTCCATGTGGACTTTAAAGGATATAATGCAGTTGAAGTTGATCAATTCCTTGATCAAGTAATGCACGACTATGAATTCTTTGAAGGCATTATCAAAGAACAAAAAGAGTTGTTAGATCGATATGAAACCACATTAGGTCAACAAAAACGCATGCTTTTAGAATATGAAGGAAGAGATCGTGTGTCTAAGGATATGCCAACTCAATTCAGTCATGTAGACATTCTAAAACGTGTTTCACGGCTTGAGGAAGCGGTCTTTAATAATAAAAAATAA